The proteins below come from a single Desulfitobacterium metallireducens DSM 15288 genomic window:
- a CDS encoding DUF4145 domain-containing protein has product MKKLADSSIVEIEERSEGIVLPVSVDTVCPYCLKQVNFSIKWPNYIDTEVAYARSRCSGCGENPKFMLFDLPMRDGNDDEIGDLYISPAPDIKDVNKDISRIEEFSVGLKKAYSSAINVFNIGEWTATTVLCRRLLEGIMKKLLPDEEQNKSLAKQLEILPKYVELQKPIILLGDAIRKGGNLGAHFDLEKEPDKLTATLMLELLDDLIDYLFILPQRINELRQQIEKMPNSEQADSHLA; this is encoded by the coding sequence GTGAAAAAGTTAGCGGATAGTTCAATTGTAGAAATTGAAGAAAGATCTGAGGGGATTGTCTTACCTGTTTCGGTAGATACCGTTTGTCCGTACTGTTTAAAGCAGGTGAATTTTAGTATAAAATGGCCCAACTACATAGATACAGAAGTCGCATACGCTCGCTCTAGGTGTTCGGGATGTGGCGAAAATCCAAAATTTATGCTTTTCGATCTACCTATGAGAGACGGGAATGATGATGAAATTGGCGATTTATATATTTCACCAGCTCCAGATATTAAGGATGTTAATAAAGATATTTCCCGTATTGAAGAGTTTTCAGTAGGATTAAAAAAAGCATATTCATCAGCAATTAACGTTTTTAATATAGGCGAGTGGACAGCTACAACAGTTTTATGCAGAAGATTATTAGAAGGGATTATGAAAAAATTACTTCCTGATGAGGAGCAGAATAAATCACTAGCAAAACAACTGGAAATCCTCCCGAAATATGTTGAGTTGCAAAAGCCGATAATTTTGCTTGGAGATGCAATCAGAAAAGGGGGTAACTTAGGAGCGCATTTTGACTTGGAAAAAGAACCTGATAAGTTGACCGCAACTTTAATGTTAGAGTTATTAGACGACTTAATTGACTATTTATTTATTCTTCCGCAGAGAATTAATGAATTAAGACAACAGATTGAAAAAATGCCTAATAGCGAGCAAGCTGATTCTCATTTAGCTTAA
- a CDS encoding GNAT family N-acetyltransferase, whose amino-acid sequence MKEDRSILSIREIEITDAKELLELCLKLDKETQFMMLEEGERQQAVDKQQDQINRVLSTHNQIIFIATNGDQIVGYLGAYGGEYRRNAHSAYIVIGILKDYIGQGIGTRLFQTLEQWAYKCGIHRLELTVMAHNLQAFALYKKVGFTIEGIKKHSIHIDGSYVDEYYMVKLL is encoded by the coding sequence ATGAAAGAAGATAGGTCTATATTAAGCATAAGAGAAATCGAAATAACAGATGCAAAGGAGTTATTAGAACTATGCTTAAAGCTTGATAAAGAGACCCAATTTATGATGTTAGAAGAAGGCGAAAGACAACAAGCTGTTGACAAACAACAAGATCAAATTAATCGAGTATTGTCTACTCATAATCAAATAATTTTCATTGCTACGAATGGTGACCAAATTGTTGGTTATCTAGGAGCATACGGTGGAGAATATAGACGGAACGCGCATAGTGCATATATTGTTATCGGAATTCTTAAAGATTATATTGGGCAAGGAATTGGAACCAGGTTATTCCAGACGTTGGAACAATGGGCGTATAAATGTGGAATCCATCGTTTAGAGTTGACCGTAATGGCTCACAATCTACAGGCTTTTGCGTTATACAAGAAAGTCGGTTTTACGATTGAGGGGATAAAAAAACATTCGATTCATATTGATGGTAGTTATGTAGATGAGTATTATATGGTAAAACTGTTGTAG
- a CDS encoding class I SAM-dependent DNA methyltransferase — MDKTERTIETYNLHADSYEKKFMDFASYAKRIKAFGDILPPGASVLDVGCGPGNVAKQLLESNQEFKILGIDLSSEMINHARANVVSPQVEFRVADIRNMGLEGNTYDAVIASFCLPHLTNEEAEKLIQDISKVLHEGGLLYLSCMEGTKSGFETTSFSSNDSIFFNYYSEEFIQKVLRKNGLKITELQRDVYLESDGSKTIDIFFIAKK; from the coding sequence TTGGATAAAACGGAGAGGACCATTGAAACATACAACTTGCATGCTGATTCTTATGAAAAGAAGTTTATGGATTTCGCTAGTTATGCAAAGAGAATAAAGGCTTTTGGCGATATTTTACCGCCGGGGGCAAGTGTACTCGATGTAGGGTGTGGCCCAGGGAATGTTGCCAAGCAATTACTTGAATCTAATCAAGAATTTAAGATTTTAGGAATTGATCTTTCTAGTGAGATGATTAATCACGCAAGAGCAAATGTCGTTTCCCCTCAAGTAGAGTTTAGAGTAGCAGATATTAGGAATATGGGATTGGAGGGAAATACATACGACGCAGTAATTGCGTCGTTTTGTTTACCACACCTAACAAACGAGGAAGCTGAGAAATTAATTCAAGATATCAGTAAAGTATTACATGAAGGTGGACTATTGTATTTAAGTTGCATGGAAGGCACTAAATCGGGCTTTGAAACGACTAGTTTCAGTTCGAATGATTCTATATTCTTTAATTATTATTCGGAAGAGTTTATACAGAAGGTATTACGTAAGAATGGTTTAAAGATTACAGAACTTCAACGTGATGTATACCTTGAAAGTGATGGAAGTAAAACTATCGATATTTTCTTTATCGCTAAGAAGTAG
- a CDS encoding (Fe-S)-binding protein yields the protein MKQVYAPGCVLLIYKPQLARKVLEFLNQNLGDIPEHLICCRHEPHLENGTQVINTCAGCDNRYRELYDGISTLSLWEILAESETFPFPDYKGMEMSIHDACPTRTEERVHSAIRKLLERMNIKIAEPKHTRTHAICCGDSFYGSLPIEKVKEQMKKRSDEMPCDNVVVYCVSCIKSMYIGGKKPRYMIDLLFGEDTEIGAFEPDEWHNELQEFIDEH from the coding sequence ATGAAACAAGTGTATGCACCTGGCTGTGTGCTCTTGATCTATAAGCCGCAGCTTGCTAGAAAAGTATTAGAGTTTTTAAATCAGAATTTAGGGGATATTCCTGAACACCTGATTTGTTGTAGACATGAACCTCATCTTGAAAATGGCACCCAAGTCATTAACACTTGTGCAGGCTGTGATAATCGATATAGGGAGCTTTATGACGGTATTTCTACCCTATCCCTGTGGGAGATTTTAGCTGAAAGCGAAACATTTCCATTCCCTGATTATAAGGGCATGGAAATGTCGATACACGATGCCTGTCCTACACGTACGGAGGAAAGGGTTCATTCCGCAATAAGAAAACTTCTGGAAAGAATGAATATTAAAATTGCTGAACCTAAGCATACTCGTACCCATGCAATCTGTTGTGGGGATAGTTTTTATGGCTCTTTGCCTATAGAAAAGGTTAAGGAGCAGATGAAAAAACGCTCCGATGAAATGCCTTGTGATAACGTCGTGGTTTACTGTGTCTCCTGCATTAAATCTATGTATATAGGGGGCAAGAAGCCACGCTATATGATTGATCTTTTGTTTGGAGAAGATACTGAAATCGGTGCCTTTGAACCTGATGAATGGCATAATGAATTACAAGAATTTATAGATGAGCATTAA
- a CDS encoding GDSL-type esterase/lipase family protein: MIKKLITYTLLILACITLIILGIRIFETTRVTSPKSSQSAFELAQKLSEKGSPLKVLILGDSIAKGTGDEQGKGFSGYLSEELKQSTSKDIIVKNEGIDGLTSTGLLEHLQSKRLNSEITDADIILISIGGNDLLKSLPSNLLGQEDSFQKQFASYLDNLKQSLKLLRTTNPNSAIILLGLYNPYEILISAENQHLLNELNDQSRQMIESDGNALYIPTYDLMKYNSTRYISKDSLHPSSLGYQAISERISQALKTH, translated from the coding sequence TTGATCAAAAAGCTAATAACTTACACCTTGCTTATACTCGCTTGCATTACCCTAATTATCTTGGGAATCAGGATATTTGAAACAACTCGTGTGACATCACCTAAGAGTTCGCAGTCTGCCTTTGAACTAGCCCAAAAATTATCCGAGAAGGGCAGCCCCTTGAAAGTCCTTATTCTAGGAGATTCAATTGCTAAGGGCACCGGTGACGAGCAGGGTAAAGGGTTTTCAGGCTATTTATCTGAAGAACTTAAACAGAGCACCTCAAAAGACATTATCGTTAAAAACGAAGGAATTGATGGATTAACGAGCACAGGCCTTCTCGAACACCTTCAAAGCAAACGCCTCAATTCAGAGATAACCGATGCTGATATTATTCTGATCTCAATCGGGGGTAACGACCTTCTGAAGTCTCTTCCCTCAAATTTGCTGGGGCAAGAAGACAGCTTCCAAAAACAATTCGCCAGTTATCTTGATAATTTAAAACAATCCCTTAAGCTTTTGCGGACGACCAACCCGAATTCAGCAATTATCCTGCTCGGGCTTTATAATCCCTACGAAATATTAATAAGTGCCGAAAATCAACACCTTTTGAATGAGTTGAACGATCAGAGCCGGCAAATGATCGAAAGCGATGGCAATGCCCTTTATATTCCAACCTATGATCTCATGAAATATAATTCGACTCGATACATCTCCAAAGATAGTTTACATCCGAGTTCTTTAGGTTATCAGGCGATTTCTGAGCGAATTAGTCAAGCACTTAAGACGCATTAA
- a CDS encoding carboxypeptidase-like regulatory domain-containing protein produces MDDNSSKVTLSSRDSGVYYGTTKKDCTVSNECHHDDHHCHPKCSPCGNQEYILSDSINVHLEPGKEVNKDIVLAPNRAKDCGTISGFVKDKDGHPIENALVKIFDGNHHPVAHVFTNHEGQFLICLAPGNYIVKAVR; encoded by the coding sequence ATGGACGACAACAGTTCTAAAGTTACGCTTAGCAGCCGGGATTCAGGGGTGTATTATGGGACAACTAAAAAAGATTGTACTGTTTCTAATGAATGTCACCATGACGATCATCACTGCCATCCCAAATGTTCCCCATGCGGAAATCAAGAGTATATCTTATCTGATAGTATTAACGTTCATTTAGAGCCGGGTAAGGAAGTTAATAAGGACATCGTTCTAGCCCCGAATCGGGCTAAAGATTGCGGTACGATTAGCGGTTTTGTAAAAGACAAAGATGGACACCCCATCGAAAATGCTTTAGTTAAGATTTTTGATGGTAACCATCATCCTGTAGCCCATGTTTTTACAAACCATGAAGGCCAGTTCCTTATTTGCCTTGCCCCAGGGAATTATATTGTTAAAGCCGTTCGGTAA
- a CDS encoding carboxypeptidase-like regulatory domain-containing protein has protein sequence MTVLGYLFRKLMHYFYKIDNCDLPVRDADSQDTAGCELQGFHLGTGEEIHRDFQFTHYPDKNWGTLSGIVKNEEGFPVKNALVQVFDSGDEPVTHGFTNDDGQYRFYLEHGNYILKAVR, from the coding sequence ATGACAGTGTTAGGTTATCTTTTCCGGAAACTCATGCACTACTTTTACAAGATAGATAATTGCGACCTTCCGGTAAGAGATGCAGATTCGCAAGACACGGCGGGATGTGAACTTCAAGGTTTTCATTTAGGAACTGGGGAAGAAATCCATCGTGATTTCCAATTCACTCATTACCCCGATAAAAATTGGGGTACGTTAAGTGGGATAGTAAAAAACGAAGAAGGTTTCCCCGTTAAAAATGCGCTTGTTCAAGTCTTTGATTCTGGGGATGAACCTGTAACACATGGTTTCACAAATGATGACGGGCAATACCGGTTTTATCTTGAGCATGGAAACTATATTTTAAAGGCGGTTCGTTGA
- a CDS encoding DUF3794 domain-containing protein produces the protein MNFPFTLSECSPLSSEEVECSNEILVCAEVSIPEPKPDVNQIVQLKHEVKIENITPIPVRTTHDPIKGQKLLIRGLLFLSIEYSSELPEQTIHIVHSNIPFDTLITQEQECNPHQLSLQVIVEPIWTEKICSRLLETTISLFFWVKREIPYRTQGSEPLNCSLSEHSTRFTSKHITINKTLALPTQHSKISQILDHMFSVDIHKAEIRSTPLCSPCCKVPIRKVVIKGNIEILVKFETFSPSQDIHAFISNLPLCVLAEWVGGPPIYSSICIEVVPEHFQIDCLESNQLFCVLLLRLDIFRQH, from the coding sequence ATGAATTTCCCATTTACATTATCGGAGTGCTCCCCTCTTTCCTCTGAAGAAGTGGAATGCTCAAACGAAATATTGGTCTGTGCTGAAGTGTCAATCCCCGAACCAAAGCCCGATGTGAACCAAATTGTCCAGCTTAAACACGAAGTCAAAATTGAAAATATAACTCCAATTCCCGTTAGAACCACCCATGACCCCATTAAAGGCCAGAAGTTGCTGATTCGAGGTCTTTTATTCTTAAGTATCGAGTATTCTTCGGAATTGCCCGAGCAAACGATTCACATCGTACATAGTAACATTCCCTTCGATACGCTTATTACTCAAGAACAAGAATGCAACCCACATCAGTTATCCCTTCAAGTCATAGTAGAACCGATTTGGACAGAGAAAATTTGTTCTCGTCTTTTGGAGACTACAATTTCTCTCTTTTTTTGGGTAAAAAGAGAAATTCCCTATCGAACTCAAGGCAGCGAACCATTAAATTGTTCCCTTTCTGAACACTCAACGCGCTTTACGTCTAAGCACATTACAATAAACAAAACTTTAGCCTTGCCCACCCAGCATTCCAAAATCTCTCAAATCCTTGATCACATGTTTTCAGTTGATATTCACAAAGCAGAGATCCGTTCAACCCCGCTTTGCAGCCCTTGTTGTAAAGTACCGATTCGAAAAGTGGTGATAAAAGGAAATATCGAGATCCTTGTAAAATTCGAAACCTTCTCCCCAAGCCAAGATATTCATGCCTTTATCTCTAATTTGCCACTCTGTGTTTTGGCTGAATGGGTTGGCGGACCTCCCATTTATAGTTCCATTTGTATAGAGGTAGTTCCCGAACACTTTCAAATTGATTGCCTTGAATCCAACCAACTCTTCTGCGTATTGCTCCTTCGCCTCGATATCTTCCGCCAGCACTAG
- a CDS encoding DUF3794 domain-containing protein, which translates to MSKKMYEQNGKFVFCTQPKSGYEHHPNPSDSVYCSTQITLVNSISLPDQTPPCQKVVLYVHTLKIQCAKKIDSIEIIDGKQKKGKKLIITGLVHLNLEYITPNDPLQKIYCYNWEQPFDAVLPQSWCDNDQLFPCDFNLNEYMVYTYTEYLEISCKTETIFDTLIALRIWLQKIDSNHSLTDRDIMDK; encoded by the coding sequence ATGAGTAAAAAAATGTATGAACAGAATGGCAAATTTGTCTTTTGTACTCAACCCAAGAGTGGATATGAACACCATCCCAATCCATCTGATTCAGTGTATTGTTCAACCCAAATTACATTAGTAAATTCAATATCTCTTCCTGACCAAACCCCGCCATGTCAGAAAGTTGTATTATACGTCCATACCCTTAAAATTCAATGTGCAAAAAAGATTGATTCGATTGAAATCATCGACGGCAAACAAAAAAAAGGCAAAAAGTTAATCATTACTGGGCTCGTCCATCTTAATTTAGAGTACATAACTCCTAATGATCCATTACAGAAAATCTATTGTTATAATTGGGAACAGCCGTTTGATGCAGTATTGCCGCAATCCTGGTGTGATAATGATCAACTCTTTCCCTGTGACTTTAACTTAAACGAATACATGGTCTACACTTATACGGAATATCTAGAAATTTCCTGTAAGACGGAAACCATCTTCGATACATTGATAGCCTTAAGAATTTGGCTTCAGAAGATTGACTCTAACCACTCTCTTACCGATCGAGATATCATGGACAAATAG
- a CDS encoding DUF3794 domain-containing protein, producing MPTFTNFFTEIVIDHNLVIPDHKPPAECLLDSVIDFEITKAVVFDTPLESPEITGVLLRKALVVGIAHIIVKYAAAVPDQQVHGAHFDVPFNALVEMPDGPTQGTNICVEPVVEKSVFCLEDDRRVSKIIVVRLDIYTAA from the coding sequence ATGCCAACTTTCACCAATTTTTTTACTGAGATTGTCATTGACCATAACTTAGTAATTCCCGATCATAAGCCACCTGCTGAGTGTTTATTAGATAGTGTCATTGATTTTGAAATTACGAAAGCCGTTGTTTTCGATACCCCGTTGGAATCACCGGAAATCACCGGGGTTCTCTTAAGAAAAGCACTTGTTGTGGGGATCGCTCATATTATTGTTAAGTACGCTGCGGCTGTTCCTGACCAACAAGTCCATGGAGCCCATTTTGATGTTCCTTTTAATGCACTCGTCGAGATGCCTGATGGACCGACGCAGGGTACAAACATTTGTGTTGAACCCGTCGTCGAAAAATCTGTCTTCTGTCTTGAAGATGATCGCCGAGTTTCAAAGATCATTGTTGTGCGCCTCGATATCTATACTGCTGCCTAA
- a CDS encoding SPOCS domain-containing protein has protein sequence MSCNCPTCNTPVNPGNECPPQFSTVGPGSRVYTFAEIVINDNLILPEPKPDVEHITNVTKNFKIEDVEVLDVNLGAVPLGQVQGRKVIIAGTLFLGVEYSAAVPSQELHFAHFCVPFKVMIKQRPCTTTNRGLLPPNFNINDYNIHICVEHEQYHVVNPRELSKVLVVLIWLEPKQP, from the coding sequence ATGAGCTGCAACTGCCCAACATGCAACACCCCCGTTAACCCCGGCAATGAGTGCCCTCCTCAATTTTCTACGGTAGGACCGGGTTCCAGAGTATATACGTTCGCAGAAATTGTTATTAACGACAACTTAATCCTTCCGGAACCGAAGCCGGATGTAGAACACATTACGAATGTCACCAAAAATTTCAAAATCGAGGATGTAGAAGTTCTCGATGTTAACTTAGGAGCTGTCCCCCTCGGTCAAGTTCAAGGGCGTAAGGTCATTATCGCCGGTACTTTATTCCTTGGTGTTGAATATTCAGCCGCTGTTCCCTCTCAGGAACTCCATTTTGCTCATTTTTGCGTTCCTTTTAAAGTGATGATTAAGCAACGTCCTTGTACAACAACAAACCGCGGATTGCTTCCTCCTAATTTCAATATTAATGACTATAACATTCATATTTGTGTCGAACATGAGCAATATCACGTTGTTAACCCACGCGAATTGAGTAAAGTGCTGGTCGTCCTCATTTGGCTCGAACCGAAACAACCTTAA
- a CDS encoding DUF3794 domain-containing protein, translating into MIFCPSGTTGTGSLNGGVTEFCPSPENPARYFTQIIVNGNLVIPPQKPPKSHIVKVTHQVALRDVEVLPVILPGSTTPAGFKIVVSGTLTLYIQYVADVPDQKVHVVHYELPFNGLIMRDCALNTSVFLIPPGDPILPDNFVAHVCVEKLRITQIDSRTLSKEIVLMLWVEQKQP; encoded by the coding sequence ATGATCTTCTGTCCAAGTGGCACCACAGGTACCGGTTCTCTGAATGGTGGAGTAACCGAATTTTGCCCATCCCCTGAAAATCCGGCGAGGTATTTCACGCAAATCATTGTGAATGGGAACCTTGTAATTCCCCCTCAGAAGCCTCCCAAAAGCCATATTGTCAAAGTTACTCATCAAGTCGCCCTGCGAGATGTTGAAGTTCTCCCTGTCATACTTCCAGGATCAACTACACCTGCCGGGTTCAAGATTGTTGTATCCGGTACCCTAACACTCTATATCCAATATGTTGCAGACGTTCCGGATCAAAAAGTCCATGTTGTGCATTACGAACTTCCGTTCAATGGGCTCATAATGCGCGACTGTGCCTTAAATACAAGCGTCTTTTTGATTCCACCAGGCGATCCTATTCTTCCGGATAATTTCGTTGCCCATGTTTGCGTAGAAAAATTACGGATCACGCAAATCGACAGCAGAACTCTGAGCAAGGAAATTGTATTAATGCTTTGGGTTGAACAAAAACAACCCTAA
- a CDS encoding YheC/YheD family protein → MDVYNLINIKTTTSERCILELPKNAPLASLTRGNYPFFAGTRKSLNKLDIRRGTSDEGTLYLNTRAQKNLLIPAGIKTNLKVSNGKFHLGPMLGVFISQNKVENLKDGGWDSVYWRFQNWASSLGGVVYFFTLEDIDWYEAKVKGYRWTSDRQWEEEFYPLPQIIYDRCFGLEGRAAAYKLRELVKDSGIKVYNNVVKIGKYETYNHLKKYKEIKNQIPSFYNFNPPNLRGCFEQTGSLYLKPDKLYKGEGVLRVTKDVEKYVIEHRDPENNNVFSFEDFDSTVNFLNTLFKEDQNYVIQNEIDLAKFLGNRFDVRVMLQKIPNSTWEVTGINARIAPVGSVITSPRSGGKVLRIREVLAKCFPGRENEIIHQIISFSKTVGYKMEDKFGTLGELGVDLGIDQSGRVWLIEVNGKPLKVSFFKMQDKVIDKVINLSPILFGMAQDWFHISFDQDVTPFPPKNYMLKAFLDSNDEKLIYLNDQQLKAFKVHPGHRFFLKVGPSQFSVEVRKQTFDSNSNTMYLSNKAFNDLTHYHGESLCLLFTSPTNLVLGPMVGMSVSDNTITRINELYEMQKLAQLALEKGVFFYCFRLDRIDWDNQSVEAFYFNPQSNAWESKPLPFPEVLYDMATYPFDLEKRQMAKEANKLLRLIPDLQPINAKRYFGKWETYTAVTFFDQGKNCVPFTEQFDPLTLKNFLTQYEFCFVKSNFGSYGKEVFRVEKKDEQFSCSTGGENVETWSFDNEDSLYSFLTEQLGDNCVIQKGVNLNKLNNLIFDMRVLAQKNLYGKWEISTINFRIAPEGAVVTNFAAGAHEIVVAPEDELPHPLLSWQKIRDFSYDMLLALEATFGTLGEVGLDVALDEDGKLWLLEANSKPNTIGYNQVTTEEVLSQVHGLPLDYAKHMIIRMYNNLTL, encoded by the coding sequence GTGGATGTGTATAACCTAATCAATATTAAGACAACTACGAGTGAAAGATGTATTTTAGAATTGCCCAAAAATGCACCTTTAGCTTCATTAACAAGAGGTAATTATCCGTTCTTTGCTGGGACCAGAAAAAGTCTCAATAAACTTGATATACGAAGGGGGACCTCCGATGAAGGAACCCTTTATCTAAATACCCGTGCTCAAAAAAACCTTCTCATACCGGCCGGTATCAAAACGAATCTAAAAGTTAGCAATGGAAAATTTCACCTAGGACCAATGCTTGGTGTTTTTATTAGCCAGAATAAAGTAGAAAATCTAAAAGACGGAGGTTGGGATAGCGTTTACTGGCGTTTTCAAAATTGGGCATCCTCTCTTGGTGGGGTCGTTTATTTCTTCACCCTCGAAGATATCGATTGGTATGAAGCCAAAGTTAAAGGCTATCGCTGGACGTCGGATAGACAATGGGAAGAAGAATTCTATCCCCTGCCGCAAATCATTTATGATCGATGTTTTGGGTTAGAAGGAAGAGCGGCTGCTTACAAATTGCGGGAACTCGTTAAAGATTCCGGTATAAAAGTCTACAACAACGTCGTCAAAATAGGAAAATACGAAACCTATAACCATTTGAAAAAATACAAGGAAATTAAGAATCAGATTCCATCCTTTTATAACTTCAACCCTCCAAATTTAAGAGGGTGTTTTGAGCAAACGGGCTCTCTTTATTTGAAACCGGATAAACTTTATAAAGGAGAAGGAGTGCTTCGCGTCACCAAAGATGTTGAAAAGTATGTGATCGAGCATCGAGACCCGGAGAATAACAACGTTTTCTCTTTCGAAGATTTTGATAGCACGGTTAATTTTCTCAACACCCTTTTTAAAGAAGACCAGAACTATGTGATTCAAAATGAGATCGATCTTGCGAAGTTTTTAGGTAACCGCTTTGATGTTCGCGTGATGTTGCAGAAAATACCGAACTCTACCTGGGAGGTCACTGGAATTAATGCTCGCATTGCCCCAGTTGGCAGTGTCATTACGAGTCCACGCAGTGGAGGGAAAGTCTTACGGATTCGTGAGGTTCTCGCGAAATGTTTCCCTGGTCGAGAAAACGAAATTATCCATCAAATCATTTCCTTTTCGAAAACCGTCGGTTATAAAATGGAGGATAAATTTGGTACTCTCGGCGAGCTAGGGGTGGACCTTGGGATTGATCAGAGCGGTAGAGTATGGCTAATTGAGGTTAACGGAAAACCCTTAAAGGTAAGCTTTTTCAAAATGCAAGATAAAGTCATCGACAAGGTTATCAATCTCAGTCCCATTCTTTTTGGTATGGCACAAGATTGGTTTCACATATCCTTCGATCAAGATGTTACCCCTTTTCCCCCTAAAAACTATATGTTGAAGGCGTTTTTAGATTCGAATGATGAGAAATTGATTTATTTAAATGATCAACAATTAAAAGCGTTTAAAGTCCATCCGGGTCATCGATTCTTCTTGAAGGTAGGTCCATCACAATTCTCCGTAGAAGTTAGGAAACAAACCTTCGATTCAAACTCTAATACGATGTATTTATCCAATAAAGCCTTCAACGATTTGACTCATTATCACGGAGAATCTTTATGTTTGCTTTTCACTTCTCCCACTAACCTCGTTCTCGGTCCAATGGTCGGTATGAGTGTGTCCGATAACACAATTACGCGCATCAATGAATTGTATGAAATGCAAAAGTTGGCTCAGTTAGCGCTAGAAAAAGGTGTTTTCTTCTATTGTTTCCGCTTAGATCGTATTGACTGGGATAATCAGAGCGTTGAAGCCTTTTACTTTAATCCCCAGAGCAATGCCTGGGAAAGTAAACCTTTACCCTTCCCGGAAGTTTTATATGATATGGCAACTTATCCTTTTGACCTTGAGAAGAGACAGATGGCCAAGGAAGCCAATAAATTATTACGACTCATTCCTGATCTACAACCGATTAATGCCAAAAGATATTTTGGAAAATGGGAAACCTATACCGCCGTAACTTTCTTTGATCAAGGAAAAAATTGTGTTCCCTTTACAGAGCAATTTGATCCACTTACTTTGAAAAACTTTCTAACCCAATATGAATTTTGTTTTGTAAAAAGTAATTTTGGCAGTTATGGCAAAGAAGTTTTTCGGGTGGAAAAGAAAGATGAACAATTTAGCTGTAGTACGGGCGGGGAAAACGTTGAAACGTGGTCTTTTGATAATGAAGATTCTCTCTATTCCTTTTTAACAGAACAACTTGGGGATAATTGTGTTATCCAAAAAGGTGTAAATCTTAATAAGCTCAACAATCTGATTTTTGATATGCGAGTTTTAGCTCAAAAGAATCTTTATGGCAAGTGGGAGATTTCGACGATCAATTTTAGAATTGCCCCCGAAGGTGCCGTTGTAACGAATTTTGCGGCCGGAGCCCATGAGATTGTCGTTGCTCCTGAAGACGAACTGCCTCATCCGTTATTAAGCTGGCAAAAGATCAGGGATTTTTCTTACGATATGTTACTTGCTCTAGAAGCAACCTTTGGTACTTTAGGAGAAGTTGGGCTTGATGTCGCTTTGGATGAAGATGGCAAACTCTGGTTATTAGAAGCAAACAGTAAACCAAACACCATAGGATATAATCAAGTAACAACTGAAGAAGTTCTTTCCCAAGTCCATGGTTTACCCTTAGATTACGCAAAGCACATGATTATCCGCATGTATAACAATTTAACACTCTGA